The following are from one region of the Arachis duranensis cultivar V14167 chromosome 10, aradu.V14167.gnm2.J7QH, whole genome shotgun sequence genome:
- the LOC107471569 gene encoding plant UBX domain-containing protein 1 gives MGHWAVSANLADMNERFGREIRVFETSPVSPSLNAAPSNEGDETDDFYEFTPEDYYRLLATKKEDKFLKTRKIREAEEAARRSRITKAVIRVRFPDNHTLEANFHPSETIQNLVDLVTKVIAQPEQPFYLYTTPPKKLIKDMSQDFYTAGFCPGAIVYFSYEVPKGDNTLVGSYLGEDIMALKDLHVSADQGQQSQPVQVEPESVVAPQPPPVEERKPAEKKLVKPKWLKM, from the exons ATGGGGCATTGGGCTGTGTCC GCCAATCTTGCAGATATGAATGAAAGGTTTGGGCGAGAGATTCGTGTTTTTGAAACGTCACCAGTTTCTCCATCATTAAATGCTGCACCGAGTAACG AAGGAGATGAGACAGATGACTTCTATGAGTTCACCCCAGAAGACTATTACCGACTTCTAGCTACTAAAAAGGAAG ATAAATTCTTGAAGACTCGAAAAATCCGAGAAGCAGAAGAGGCAGCTCGTAGGTCAAGAATAACGAAG GCTGTAATTCGAGTTCGTTTCCCTGATAATCACACATTGGAGGCTAACTTTCACCCATCAGAAACCATCCAGAATTTAGTTGATCTTGTGACTAAAGTGATTGCGCAGCCGGAGCAGCCATTTTATTTGT ATACCACACCGCCTAAGAAGCTGATCAAAGACATGTCTCAGGATTTCTACACTGCTGGTTTTTGCCCTGGTGCCATTGTGTACTTTTCGTACGAGGTTCCAAAAG GTGATAACACTCTTGTTGGCTCCTACTTGGGTGAAGATATCATGGCCTTGAAGGATTTACATGTATCTGCTGATCAAGGTCAGCAGTCACAGCCTGTGCAAGTGGAACCAGAGTCTGTAGTGGCACCACAACCTCCTCCTGTCGAAGAGCGAAAACCGGCTGAGAAAAAGCTTGTTAAACCAAAGTGGCTAAAAATGTGA
- the LOC107471555 gene encoding AUGMIN subunit 6 codes for MTMDREKEREIELESAMYTNCLLLGLDPAIIGVGASSSSPRVGLFRHSNPKLGEQLLYFILSSLRGPIQSAKDFDKVWPIFDSAQSRDFRKVVQGIISELESQGALPRSNSRVSSLATCCGPRFVELLWQLSLHALREVHRRTFSDDISSNPLPAPLTDVAFSHAATLLPVTKARIALERRKFLKNAEMAVQRQAMWSNLAHEMTAEFRGLCAEEAYLQQELEKLHDLRNKVKLEGELWDDLVSSSSQNSHLVSKATRLWESLLARKSQHEVLASGPIEDLIAHREHRYRISGSSLLAAMDQSSQAPYSDVLSGQPGDFSAVHMDNKEESDGSHFSNEILTRAEDRNGRAHQTVDVAEVIRRWTHALQRIHKQSLLLAKANDGEGPDILRSAQEGGSSGHAESLAATLAEHQQHLASFQVLINQLKDVAPTIQKSISECTEKVNCIASSLPQMNRHHGRSTSPIQAHNSGRMDSSSDDVVEVTSRLSNVQLDKVSVSPPTLKLPQLFSLTPSSGKAGNMQRRHANAPQPSQTENQSDSKSLDPPSSNQVASSGEDSDSYYIQNLKRSVREAALSLRSCNSESSRDSHSDGSSEHFFVPLSESGFSHLDAEKRAASLRSKRLFGTQIEDSLLENHVSDGHGERKFDEFPDMFNDLERLSSDYDHVNSFLSTGSNTTSDAQRSVLDFEDAQDQVLSPPLLMDSSLLADSFEDLLGMLSFLS; via the exons ATGACGATGGacagagagaaggagagagagataGAGCTAGAGAGTGCAATGTACACGAACTGCTTGTTGTTGGGTCTGGATCCGGCGATTATCGGAGTTGGAGCATCCAGTTCATCCCCTCGGGTCGGACTCTTCCGCCATTCAAACCCTAAATTGGGGGAACAGCTTCTTTACTTCATCCTCTCCTCCCTTCGTGGCCCAATTCAATCCGCTAAA GATTTTGATAAGGTTTGGCCTATTTTTGATTCCGCGCAATCGCGTGATTTTCGCAAG GTTGTGCAAGGGATTATCAGTGAGCTTGAGTCGCAGGGCGCGCTTCCTCGGAGCAATTCTAGAGTTTCTTCGCTTGCTACTTGTTGTGGACCTAG GTTTGTTGAGCTTCTATGGCAACTTTCTTTGCATGCTTTACGAGAGGTTCATAGGCGGACATTTTCAGATGATATATCTTCCAACCCATTGCCTGCACCATTGACTGATGTAGCATTTTCACATGCAGCTACTCTTCTTCCAGTTACAAAG GCAAGAATAGCCCTTGAAAGAAGAAAGTTTCTTAAGAATGCTGAAATGGCTGTACAACGTCAGGCTATGTGGTCAAATTTGGCTCATGAAATGACTGCTGAATTTCGTGGCTTATGTGCTGAAGAG GCTTATTTGCAACAAGAGCTGGAAAAACTGCATGACTTGAGGAATAAGGTGAAGTTGGAAGGAGAACTCTGGGATGATCTTGTATCCAGTTCAAGTCAGAATTCCCATTTGGTTTCAAAAGCTACTCGTCTATGGGAGTCTTTGTTAGCTCGTAAAA GTCAACATGAAGTTCTTGCATCAGGCCCTATTGAGGACTTGATAGCTCACCGGGAGCATAG GTATCGAATTTCTGGTTCATCTTTGCTTGCAGCAATGGACCAGAGTTCTCAGGCTCCTTATTCAGATGTTCTATCTGGTCAGCCTGGTGATTTTTCTGCAGTGCACATGGATAACAAAGAAGAAAGTGATGGATCTCATTTTAGCAATGAGATATTGACAAGAGCAGAAGACAGGAATGGAAGAGCCCATCAAACTGTTGATGTAGCAGAGGTTATACGTCGATGGACGCATGCATTGCAACGTATTCACAAACAATCTCTTCTTTTG GCAAAAGCAAACGATGGAGAGGGTCCAGATATATTGCGGAGTGCACAAGAAGGTGGTTCAAGTGGCCATGCCGAGTCCTTAGCTGCAACCCTTGCAGAGCATCAGCAACACTTGGCTAGCTTTCAG GTGCTTATTAACCAACTCAAGGATGTTGCTCCCACAATACAGAAGTCAATATCAGAGTGTACCGAGAAGGTAAACTGCATAGCCTCCAGTCTACCTCAAATGAACAGGCATCATGGTCGGTCAACGTCACCTATTCAAGCACATAATAGTGGGAGGATG GACAGTAGCAGTGATGATGTTGTTGAGGTGACTTCAAGACTATCCAATGTTCAGCTTGACAAGGTTTCAGTTAGTCCTCCTACTTTAAAGCTTCCTCAATTATTTAGCTTGACCCCGTCTTCTGGAAAAGCTGGAAATATGCAAAGGCGGCATGCTAATGCTCCTCAACCCAGTCAAACAGAGAATCAATCTGATAGCAAATCTTTGGATCCTCCTTCAAGTAATCAAGTAGCTAGTTCTGGAGAAG ATAGTGACAGTTACTACATCCAGAATTTGAAGAGGTCGGTAAGAGAAGCGGCATTGTCTTTGCGGTCATGCAATTCAGAATCTTCGCGAGATAGTCATTCGGATGGAAGTTCTGAGCACTTCTTTGTTCCTCTTTCAGAATCTGGTTTTTCTCACTTAGATGCAGAAAAGAGGGCGGCTTCATTGAGAAGCAAAAGGTTATTTGGAACTCAAATTGAAGATTCCTTGCTTGAGAATCATGTATCTGACGGTCATGGGGAGAGAAAGTTTGATGAATTTCCAGATATGTTTAATGATTTGGAAAGGCTCTCTTCTGATTATGACCATGTAAATAGTTTCCTTTCTACTGGTTCAAATACAACTTCTGATGCACAACGGTCAGTTCTTGACTTTGAGGATGCTCAGGATCAAGTCTTATCTCCCCCTCTGCTAATGGACTCATCACTTTTAGCAGATTCATTTGAAGACTTGTTGGGTATGTTGAGTTTCCTTTCCTAG
- the LOC107471574 gene encoding 26S proteasome non-ATPase regulatory subunit 11 homolog: MASSHLAATTESLALAMEAKNPSEAISILYRVLEDPSSSSEALRMKEQAITNLTDLLRQENRGEDLRSLLTQLRPFFSLIPKAKTAKIVRGIIDAVAKIPGTSALQIALCKEMVQWTRAEKRTFLRQRVEARLAALLMETKEFSEALTLLSSLVKEVRRLDDKLLLVDIDLLESKLHFSLRNLPKAKAALTAARTAANAIYVPPAQQGAIDLQSGILHAEEKDYKTAYSYFFEAFESFNALEDPKAVFSLKYMLLCKIMVNQADDVGGIISSKAGLQYVGPDLDAMKAVADAHSKRSLKLFEITLRDYKVQLEEDPIVHRHLQSLYDTLLEQNLCRLIEPFSRVEIAHIAELIELPIDHVERKLSQMILDKKFAGTLDQGAGCLIIFDDPKTDAIYPATLETISNIGKVVDSLYVRSAKIMT; encoded by the coding sequence ATGGCTTCATCTCATCTTGCTGCAACAACTGAGTCACTTGCTCTTGCAATGGAGGCCAAAAACCCATCTGAAGCAATCTCCATTCTTTACCGTGTACTCGAGGATCCTTCTTCTTCATCCGAAGCTTTGCGTATGAAAGAGCAGGCCATCACAAACCTTACTGACCTTCTAAGACAAGAGAATAGGGGGGAGGATCTGCGCAGCCTTCTCACACAACTGAGGCCCTTTTTCTCCTTGATCCCTAAGGCAAAAACTGCAAAGATTGTCAGGGGAATAATTGACGCAGTTGCTAAAATTCCAGGGACATCTGCTCTTCAAATTGCACTCTGCAAAGAAATGGTGCAATGGACTCGTGCTGAGAAGCGTACGTTCTTGAGGCAGAGAGTTGAGGCAAGGCTTGCAGCACTTCTGATGGAAACTAAGGAGTTTTCAGAAGCTTTGACTTTACTCTCCAGCTTGGTCAAAGAGGTTAGAAGATTAGATGACAAGCTTCTACTTGTAGACATAGACTTGCTGGAAAGCAAGCTACACTTCTCATTAAGGAACCTTCCAAAGGCAAAAGCTGCACTCACAGCAGCAAGAACAGCTGCAAATGCTATTTATGTGCCGCCGGCACAGCAAGGTGCCATAGATCTGCAGAGTGGAATACTGCATGCTGAGGAGAAGGATTATAAAACTGCATATAGTTATTTCTTTGAAGCCTTTGAATCCTTCAATGCACTTGAAGATCCAAAGGCTGTTTTCAGCCTGAAATACATGTTGTTATGTAAGATCATGGTGAATCAAGCTGATGACGTTGGTGGAATCATATCCTCTAAAGCTGGTTTGCAATATGTCGGCCCTGACTTGGATGCAATGAAAGCTGTTGCAGATGCTCATTCTAAGCGCTCCCTGAAGTTATTCGAGATTACTCTGCGAGACTACAAGGTGCAGTTGGAGGAAGACCCAATCGTCCATAGGCACTTGCAATCCCTGTATGATACCCTTCTCGAGCAGAATCTTTGCAGGTTGATCGAGCCATTCtcaagagttgagattgcacaCATTGCGGAGCTCATTGAACTACCTATTGATCACGTGGAGCGGAAGTTGTCCCAGATGATATTGGACAAGAAGTTCGCTGGGACATTAGATCAAGGTGCCGGATGCCTCATCATATTTGATGACCCCAAGACAGATGCCATATATCCTGCAACTTTGGAAACCATTTCCAATATTGGGAAAGTTGTGGATAGTCTTTATGTTAGATCGGCCAAGATCATGACATGA